A region of Periplaneta americana isolate PAMFEO1 chromosome 16, P.americana_PAMFEO1_priV1, whole genome shotgun sequence DNA encodes the following proteins:
- the LOC138692187 gene encoding uncharacterized protein isoform X2: protein MEYVEVKYEEYPEPTSFPVVKDEPQERNFSDLHVTGIKEEYEDQIQGLTTEIKFEEDPVPTSLPMAKREPEEEQSDLDTVNEEPRVEGTAEDNEIFTECYQREVCIIRIPQYCR, encoded by the exons ATGGAATATGTTGAAGTGAAATATGAGGAATATCCGGAGCCAACATCTTTCCCTGTAGTGAAAGATGAACCTCAG gaacggaattTTTCGGATCTGCATGTGACTGGTATAAAGGAGGAATATGAGGACCAGATCCAAGGTCTCACAACTGAGATCAAATTTGAGGAAGATCCGGTGCCAACTTCGCTTCCTATGGCGAAACGCGAACCTGAG GAAGAGCAGAGTGACTTGGACACAGTGAATGAGGAGCCAAGGGTGGAAGGAACAGCAGAGGACAACGAGATTTTCACGGAATG CTACCAAAGAGAGGTCTGTATCATCAGAATTCCACAGTATTGCAGATGA
- the LOC138692187 gene encoding zinc finger protein 235-like isoform X1, which translates to MEYVEVKYEEYPEPTSFPVVKDEPQERNFSDLHVTGIKEEYEDQIQGLTTEIKFEEDPVPTSLPMAKREPEEEQSDLDTVNEEPRVEGTAEDNEIFTEWIAATKERSVSSEFHSIADDENEIVCEIPKNSDSSGKQARTHEDKQVQFEMSKECLSNPAKSTTHLHDRVVKNAYKCDICGRIFSTSRGVKRHELLHRGEKPFRSDVSGKCFSRSSSLRRHKVVHVDKKHFECDVCGKCFSQSSHLKRHKLVHVGEKPFKCDVCGKCFSQHNNLKRHKLVHDGEKPLKCDVCGKCFSMSSSLRRHKHVHIGEKPFKCDVCGKCFSASSLLRRHERHHTAEKSIKCDVCGKCFSQLSRLRWHERLHTGEKPFKCDVCGKCFSNVSNLRCHERLHTGEKPFKCDVCGKCFSQLSNLRTHERHHSGEKRYKCDVCNKCFSQSNSLRCHERLHTGEKPFKCDVCDKCFSQLSHLRCHQHLHTVEKSFK; encoded by the exons ATGGAATATGTTGAAGTGAAATATGAGGAATATCCGGAGCCAACATCTTTCCCTGTAGTGAAAGATGAACCTCAG gaacggaattTTTCGGATCTGCATGTGACTGGTATAAAGGAGGAATATGAGGACCAGATCCAAGGTCTCACAACTGAGATCAAATTTGAGGAAGATCCGGTGCCAACTTCGCTTCCTATGGCGAAACGCGAACCTGAG GAAGAGCAGAGTGACTTGGACACAGTGAATGAGGAGCCAAGGGTGGAAGGAACAGCAGAGGACAACGAGATTTTCACGGAATG GATTGCAGCTACCAAAGAGAGGTCTGTATCATCAGAATTCCACAGTATTGCAGATGACGAGAACGAGATTGTGTGTGAGATTCCCAAGAATTCAGATTCCTCAGGTAAACAAGCCCGAACTCATGAAGATAAACAAGTGCAATTCGAAATGTCTAAAGAATGTCTCTCCAATCCGGCAAAATCGACCACGCATTTACATGACCGTGTAGTCAAGAATGCTTATAAATGCGATATTTGTGGTAGAATTTTTTCTACGTCGCGTGGTGTAAAAAGGCATGAACTCCTGCACAGAGGAGAGAAACCTTTCAGAAGTGATGTTTCTGGCAAGTGCTTCTCGAGGTCGAGTAGTCTTAGAAGGCATAAAGTCGTGCACGTTGATAAGAAACATTtcgaatgtgatgtttgtggtaaatgttttTCACAGTCGAGTCATCTTAAAAGGCATAAACTCGTGCACGTtggtgagaaacctttcaaatgtgatgtttgtgggaaATGTTTTTCCCAGCATAATAATCTTAAAAGGCATAAACTTGTGCACGATGGTGAGAAACCTttaaaatgtgatgtttgtggtaagtgtttctcgatGTCGAGTAGCCTTAGAAGGCATAAACACGTGCACATtggtgagaaacctttcaaatgcgatgtttgtggtaaatgtttctcGGCGTCGAGTCTTCTTAGACGTCATGAACGCCATCACACTGCCGAGAAATCTATCAAATGCGACGTTTGTGGCAAGTGTTTTTCGCAGTTGAGTCGTCTGAGATGGCATGAACGGCttcacactggcgagaaaccattcaaatgcgatgtttgtggcaagTGTTTTTCGAATGTGAGTAATCTGAGATGCCATGAACGCCttcacactggcgagaaacctttcaagtgcGATGTTTGTGGCAAGTGTTTTTCGCAGTTGAGTAATCTAAGAACCCATGAACGCCATCATTCCGGCGAGAAACGTTACAAGTGCGATGTTTGTAACAAGTGTTTTTCGCAGTCGAATAGTCTAAGATGCCATGAACGCCttcacactggcgagaaacctttcaaatgcgatgtttgtgacAAGTGTTTTTCGCAGTTGAGTCATCTAAGATGCCATCAACACCTTCACACGGTTGAGAAATCTTTCAAATGA